A single window of Candidatus Falkowbacteria bacterium DNA harbors:
- a CDS encoding mechanosensitive ion channel family protein, with protein MLEFSSLEFLKNFSFLENTFYSWLIAIIIFVGLIFLLKLFQVIILSRLKKIAGKTKNDLDDAMIAIFSKIKPPFYFFVALYFAIKYLSFPELVGKVLTVIILIAVVYEVVQAVTRFVDYFISKYLEKNKDSQGEKKHSQSMLRAASMIVKFVLWAIALIMILSNLGINVTSLIASLGIGGIAIALALQNILTDIFSSFSLYVDKPFQPGDFITVGTDSGTVERIGMKTTRIRTLQGEELVVSNRELTTARVQNFKKLEQRRVVTSLGVVYGLSFTKLKSIPRIIKKIVKEIEGVEFDRCHFANYGDFSLNFELVYFVKSTEYADYMDKNQEINLQIFKAFEQEKIEFAYPTQTIQVEKT; from the coding sequence ATGTTAGAGTTTTCAAGTTTAGAATTTCTCAAAAATTTCAGCTTTTTGGAAAATACTTTTTACAGTTGGTTGATTGCAATTATTATTTTCGTAGGCTTAATATTTTTGTTAAAATTATTCCAAGTTATCATTTTATCGCGATTGAAAAAAATTGCCGGCAAAACCAAGAATGATCTGGATGATGCGATGATTGCTATTTTTTCAAAAATAAAGCCACCGTTTTATTTCTTTGTGGCCTTATATTTCGCTATTAAATATTTATCATTCCCTGAATTGGTTGGTAAGGTTTTAACAGTAATTATCTTAATCGCTGTTGTTTATGAGGTTGTTCAAGCCGTGACTCGATTTGTGGATTATTTTATCAGTAAATATTTAGAAAAAAATAAAGATTCACAAGGCGAAAAAAAGCATTCTCAGTCTATGCTCCGAGCTGCCAGCATGATAGTAAAGTTCGTGTTGTGGGCCATAGCCTTAATTATGATTCTTTCTAATCTAGGGATTAATGTTACATCTTTGATTGCTAGTTTGGGGATTGGTGGGATTGCTATTGCCTTGGCTTTACAAAATATTTTGACAGATATATTTAGTTCATTTTCATTGTATGTTGATAAACCATTTCAGCCAGGTGATTTTATTACGGTTGGAACAGATTCTGGAACTGTAGAGCGCATCGGTATGAAAACAACTCGCATACGAACTTTGCAAGGTGAAGAATTAGTTGTGTCTAATCGAGAATTAACAACTGCTAGAGTTCAAAATTTTAAAAAATTAGAACAGCGTAGAGTGGTTACTTCTTTGGGGGTTGTTTATGGATTGTCATTTACTAAGTTAAAATCCATTCCTCGAATCATTAAAAAAATAGTTAAGGAGATTGAAGGAGTTGAATTTGATCGTTGTCATTTTGCTAATTATGGAGACTTTAGCTTGAATTTTGAATTAGTATATTTTGTTAAATCTACTGAATATGCAGATTACATGGACAAAAATCAAGAAATTAATTTACAAATATTCAAAGCTTTCGAACAAGAAAAAATCGAATTTGCTTATCCTACTCAGACTATACAAGTTGAAAAGACTTAA
- a CDS encoding bacteriophage holin — translation MFEKKQINVFSFALAIGMTCAIWALLLGLIAWLFDYGTQLVQIFSTLYVGYAPTFVGSIIGALWAFVDCFIGGAIVAWLYNLFSKRIKA, via the coding sequence ATGTTTGAGAAAAAACAAATCAATGTGTTTAGTTTCGCTCTAGCAATTGGCATGACTTGTGCTATTTGGGCGCTTTTGCTTGGTTTAATAGCCTGGCTCTTTGACTACGGTACACAACTCGTGCAAATATTTTCAACTCTCTACGTAGGCTATGCTCCAACTTTCGTTGGTAGTATTATTGGTGCACTTTGGGCATTTGTTGACTGTTTCATTGGCGGCGCAATAGTTGCCTGGTTGTACAACCTCTTTAGCAAGAGAATAAAAGCTTAA
- the pilB gene encoding type IV-A pilus assembly ATPase PilB, translating into MGEILLREQVVSIEQLDQARGEIAKQGGTLQRALSGLGHLSETDYVKQIAKRFGVASVDIDQIAIPEDVLKVFSKRDAVRFGIVPIEIQKDTLSIVTADPAASLYLMDDFKHMTGFKKVEVLVTTESQLESALNEFYKEDTLTDVLENSDLSTEDIRILREEDTIDMQQLESESGEEKVVRFVNLILYDAIMKGASDIHIESYEKSYRVRYRIDGVLSEAVAPESRIRNAVVSRIKIMSDLDISERRLPQDGRIKLKIGDTKDVDFRVSVLPTTNGEHIVLRILDKSALKLDMTKLGFNAGQFEEFQQAVKQPWGMVLVTGPTGSGKTTTLYSALMELNKSTDKILTAEDPVEITVEGISQVHINDEIGLNFAAALRSFLRQDPDIIMVGEIRDFETAEIAIKAALTGHLVLSTLHTNDAPSTINRLLNMGVEPFLVTSAINLIAAQRLVRVICKACKEPLPVSADRLLELGLPEDKITDACLYHGVGCKRCNNTGYKGRIGLYELMSMGDKIRECVLQGYSAMEIRREATRLGMQPLRESGIDKMLEGVTTLEEILRVTRK; encoded by the coding sequence ATGGGTGAAATTTTACTACGAGAGCAGGTTGTATCGATCGAACAACTTGATCAAGCCAGAGGTGAAATCGCCAAACAAGGTGGAACACTGCAAAGAGCTTTATCAGGGTTAGGACACCTGTCTGAAACTGACTATGTCAAGCAGATTGCCAAAAGATTTGGTGTGGCCTCGGTGGACATTGATCAAATTGCCATCCCAGAAGATGTTCTGAAGGTTTTTTCAAAACGTGATGCAGTCCGCTTTGGTATTGTCCCAATTGAAATACAAAAAGACACTCTCTCCATTGTCACTGCTGACCCAGCTGCATCTCTGTACCTCATGGACGATTTTAAACATATGACTGGCTTCAAAAAAGTTGAAGTTCTGGTTACCACTGAATCACAATTGGAATCTGCTCTTAATGAATTTTACAAAGAAGACACACTGACTGATGTTTTAGAAAACTCCGACCTGTCAACTGAAGACATTCGGATATTAAGAGAAGAAGATACTATTGACATGCAACAACTGGAATCAGAATCTGGTGAGGAAAAAGTTGTCCGCTTTGTAAATTTGATTCTTTACGATGCCATCATGAAAGGCGCTTCAGATATTCACATTGAGAGTTATGAAAAATCTTACCGCGTCCGTTACCGAATCGACGGAGTTCTTTCAGAGGCGGTTGCTCCGGAAAGCAGAATTCGTAATGCCGTTGTCTCTAGAATCAAAATTATGAGCGACCTGGACATTTCCGAACGCCGACTTCCACAAGATGGAAGGATTAAACTAAAAATCGGTGACACCAAGGATGTAGATTTTCGCGTTTCAGTTTTACCAACAACCAATGGTGAACACATTGTCCTTCGAATTCTAGACAAAAGTGCTCTAAAGCTAGACATGACAAAGCTTGGCTTCAACGCTGGGCAATTCGAAGAATTTCAACAAGCTGTTAAGCAACCTTGGGGCATGGTATTGGTAACTGGGCCAACCGGGTCAGGCAAAACCACCACCCTTTACAGTGCTCTGATGGAATTGAACAAATCAACAGACAAAATTCTAACCGCTGAAGACCCAGTTGAAATTACTGTTGAAGGAATTAGTCAGGTTCACATCAATGATGAAATCGGACTAAACTTTGCAGCCGCGCTTAGATCATTTCTACGACAAGATCCGGACATTATCATGGTTGGCGAAATTCGCGATTTTGAAACGGCAGAGATTGCCATTAAAGCAGCCTTGACTGGTCACTTGGTACTGTCAACATTACACACCAATGATGCCCCTTCAACAATCAATCGTCTATTAAACATGGGAGTAGAACCGTTTTTGGTGACTTCTGCCATCAACTTAATCGCAGCACAAAGACTGGTTAGGGTTATTTGCAAGGCATGCAAGGAACCTCTGCCTGTTTCTGCTGACAGGCTACTTGAACTCGGTTTACCGGAAGACAAAATTACTGATGCCTGTCTATATCACGGCGTTGGTTGTAAGCGTTGTAATAACACAGGATACAAAGGCCGGATAGGTTTATATGAACTTATGTCCATGGGAGATAAAATTAGAGAATGCGTTCTCCAAGGCTATTCTGCTATGGAAATCCGACGCGAGGCAACTCGACTCGGTATGCAACCACTTCGAGAATCAGGCATTGATAAAATGCTAGAAGGTGTAACCACACTTGAGGAAATTTTAAGAGTTACTCGTAAGTAA
- a CDS encoding PhoH family protein: MPESEKKVYILDTNILIYNPTVIDDLGDNVIVVPLWVVEELDDIKRLKPQLAFTVREATRNIEKYRAKAESQGRFLRNGVETDGGGIVFVDYNAADISKLGLGYPLKEKVDNRVILTAKHWKDQEDKKPDQAGKEVILLSQDVNMRIKASAISIKSEDWQRDKLVSSVDQIFSGIIHLELSAEKASDVNNKLHRDDGVLLSELSEELGQLEVNPNTGFVFHWTVKDTPKTSLGIYRTSTGKVHFVKGPHAKTGNWKRRIKPVNNEQALALALLMESTATMVTLLGPAGTGKTLMALLAGKRLVESADNEFDKILVWRPITVVGEKELGYYPGTLEEKFEPWARPIIDAYSLLVTDRDIQNGSAVIDYVRAQITQHILSVEPLIHVRGKTVNNTILILDEVQNMTPHEITTAVTRLGHDSKIILTGDIGQIDSEYLSALSNGLTFTVERWKDSQIAAHISFVKPERSAFVEEAIRRMR, translated from the coding sequence AGATAATGTCATTGTTGTCCCTTTGTGGGTTGTTGAAGAATTGGATGATATCAAACGGTTGAAACCTCAATTGGCTTTTACTGTTAGAGAAGCAACCAGGAATATTGAAAAATACAGAGCAAAAGCGGAAAGTCAGGGCAGATTCCTACGTAATGGAGTAGAAACTGATGGTGGCGGAATAGTCTTTGTTGATTATAATGCTGCTGATATTTCCAAACTTGGCCTGGGATATCCACTAAAGGAAAAAGTGGATAATCGAGTTATCCTTACTGCTAAACATTGGAAGGACCAGGAAGATAAAAAGCCCGATCAAGCAGGAAAGGAAGTTATTCTTCTTAGTCAAGATGTTAATATGCGCATCAAGGCCAGTGCTATTAGTATTAAATCTGAAGACTGGCAACGTGATAAACTGGTTTCTAGTGTAGATCAGATTTTTTCTGGGATAATTCATCTTGAGTTGTCAGCGGAAAAGGCTAGCGATGTCAATAATAAACTACATCGAGATGACGGAGTTCTTCTTAGTGAATTGTCCGAGGAATTAGGTCAGTTAGAAGTGAATCCAAACACTGGATTTGTTTTTCATTGGACAGTAAAAGATACTCCAAAAACCTCATTAGGTATTTATCGGACCAGTACAGGCAAGGTTCATTTTGTTAAAGGACCTCACGCTAAAACTGGTAACTGGAAAAGAAGAATTAAACCAGTTAATAATGAACAAGCCTTAGCTCTCGCTCTCTTGATGGAGTCGACTGCCACTATGGTTACTTTGCTGGGTCCAGCTGGAACAGGAAAAACCTTGATGGCCTTGCTGGCTGGCAAGAGACTTGTTGAGAGTGCAGATAATGAATTCGACAAGATTCTAGTATGGCGTCCAATTACGGTTGTTGGCGAGAAAGAGCTGGGTTACTATCCTGGCACGTTAGAAGAAAAGTTTGAACCTTGGGCAAGACCTATTATTGATGCTTACTCCTTGTTGGTTACAGACAGAGATATTCAAAATGGTTCAGCTGTGATTGACTACGTTAGAGCTCAAATCACACAACATATTTTGTCTGTAGAACCTTTGATCCACGTTCGTGGAAAAACTGTCAATAATACCATTCTGATTCTTGATGAAGTTCAAAATATGACACCGCACGAAATTACAACTGCAGTTACCCGTTTGGGACATGACTCAAAGATAATTTTGACAGGTGACATTGGGCAAATTGACAGCGAGTATTTGTCTGCCCTTTCAAATGGATTGACATTTACTGTAGAAAGGTGGAAAGATTCGCAAATTGCTGCCCACATTAGTTTTGTAAAACCTGAGAGATCTGCTTTTGTGGAAGAAGCAATCAGGCGTATGCGTTAA